The stretch of DNA TCCATGCAACCGCGATATCGAATAAATACGGTATTATTTTCAAGTTTATCATGAGCAACGAATTTTTCGTTACTATCTTCTTTTTTAATAAGAACAAAATTATCATTTGGAACTATTTTTGTTCCGTTTTGAATTGCTTGATAATGAGTTAATGAAAGTGTTGGTGGAACAGTATAAGATTTAATCCAATCTGGAACTGATTTTAGTTTACGAAAAAAAGTTAAAAAAGGTGCACCTAATAAAATAAAAAAAGCGACTAATTTATATGTTAAAGATTTAAAAAAATCTTCACCCATAAGGCGTTCATAAATAAATCCCCATATTTTAGATCCCATAGAAGGGAGTTTCCCCATTTTGTGATAAGCTCTCATTAATGGGTGAATTTCAATATCAACAGGGCAGGCTTTATCGCACTTACGGCAGTAAAAACATTTTGAAAGAAGAGCTGCGCTTTCTTTCATCATGAGTGATGTCGTTGTTAATATTTTTTCTACTAAATGAGTATCCCCTGTTTGTTCTGCGCCTCTTCTTAAATGTGAAATACGTTCCATAAACATAAGAACATTTCTTTTGCTAGGTAACACTGAAGTTTTGCTGTTACGTTTTTTTTCTCTTTCAAGTTCGTGTTCTGCATCTATGACTGGACAAATTTTACAACTATTGCAACGTGTACAACGCTGTCCTTCTTGTATTGCAAAATTTTCAGCTATTGTAATTTGAGTTTCAGCGCTTAATATTTCATCTGGTCGTTTGGCAATTAACTTTGATTTTATTAAGGAATCTTTTATACATTTAGCACTTGTATTTAGTAAACGAGCTCTTAAAGAGCGTGCGTGACTTGTTCTTAAAAATAAAGTATCTGGATTAAATAAATCTTTTGGGTCTAAAATATCTTTAATTGCGCACATACGCTTAAAATCATCTTGAGGAATATAATTTAACCATAAAAAAGGTGCTTTTCCAGCAACACCATGTTCTCCTGTAAAACGAGCGCTCCCATTTTTATCTGAAGATGGCGCTAAATTTTGCGCTTTTCCAATTACATTTTCAAGATAATCCCATGCGATATCGGCTTGTTCTTCGTCATATAAATCAAAACCACCAATATTCCAATGGATAATTGCTGTATGATTTGGGGTTAAATGTCCAAATAGTACGTCTTGTTTTTGTTCTGAATTCTCTCTGGGCTTTGTATTTGCAACAATTTTTAAAACTTCACCTAAATATTCAGTACGAATTTCCATATCTGTTTTACATTTTGTGCGAAGTTTTTTAGGAAGTTCTTCTCTTGGTTTTCTAAGGATCTCAAATTCTTCAATATTGTTACTTTGTAGTAAAGGATTTGTTTTATCTACTTTTAAAACGACATCTTCAATTTTTAAATTTAATTCTTGAATTGCTTTATGAGCTGTTTGTTCATTTAATAAATGCTTTTCAAGGCAGTTTTCTTTGCTGTTTCCTTCTACTGCTAAAATAATAACAGCTTCATCATCTTTTGAAAAAACACTTGGAAAATCTTGCATTAAGTAACGGCGAATACTTTGGCCTGAAATAAATTCAAAATATTCAGGTTGTACTGTTTTAGATAATTTTTTTATAGCGCGTGTTGCGGCCATAGCAGCGTCGACATTATTAAAGTGCCAACGCGAAGCTTGAAGCCACTCCAAAGGTTTTTCAATTTCAAAAGTGACTTCATAAATAAAACCAGTTGATCCTTCAGCTCCAACAAATGCAGATATTGGTAAAGTGGGAGCGTTTTTCATGGTATCAATATTTAATTCGCCTTTTTGCAATTGTTCAGCGCGTTGCGCAATCATGTTTGCTGCCGCTTTCATTCCTTGTAAGGGAACAACAATGCCTTGCGAGTTAGGTGTTATACAAGCTAATAATCTTTTATTTTTTATTTCATCTAAATTTGATTTAAATTTATTTGTATTTTCAATGCTAAAAAATTTTCTTGCCAATAAAAAGGGTTCATTATTAATACAATCGGATTCTTCTTTATCTGCAGAAAAGCACAATGCGGTACCATCTAAGGTAACGGCTCTGCCATGTAATATAACTTCAAAAGCTTTTCGGCCTCCATTACTTCCTGTCGCAGCAATTCCACCTGTCGCAGCTCTAGGGGTATTTGGGTCACACCTTAAGACAAAGCCTCTTTTTGCTAAATAGGAAACAAGATCTTTAAAGGGAACACCAGAGCCAACAGAAATTTCAAATTTATCTTGAGATCTTCTACTTGGTTTTATTTCTGAAATATGATCAATTCCTCGAACACTTATCGTAACAGCAGGTGCCATGGGAGTTACACCCATATTGTAGCCGCCACCTTCGCCGTATGGGATCATAGGAATATCATTTTTATATAA from Silvanigrella paludirubra encodes:
- a CDS encoding FAD-binding and (Fe-S)-binding domain-containing protein — encoded protein: MNTAELDNWLDLAGLMPPMPSDAAKKVYDKLGIDTSGKHTFLPSIITRDEFDNHIFPILNKELEPDLCQFITKRVQKTFEIRNKLKNLKNRIIDIVGEGNFSALWLDREAFSADSMEHRALITEAVIHVYSCKALQSIVTLLYKNDIPMIPYGEGGGYNMGVTPMAPAVTISVRGIDHISEIKPSRRSQDKFEISVGSGVPFKDLVSYLAKRGFVLRCDPNTPRAATGGIAATGSNGGRKAFEVILHGRAVTLDGTALCFSADKEESDCINNEPFLLARKFFSIENTNKFKSNLDEIKNKRLLACITPNSQGIVVPLQGMKAAANMIAQRAEQLQKGELNIDTMKNAPTLPISAFVGAEGSTGFIYEVTFEIEKPLEWLQASRWHFNNVDAAMAATRAIKKLSKTVQPEYFEFISGQSIRRYLMQDFPSVFSKDDEAVIILAVEGNSKENCLEKHLLNEQTAHKAIQELNLKIEDVVLKVDKTNPLLQSNNIEEFEILRKPREELPKKLRTKCKTDMEIRTEYLGEVLKIVANTKPRENSEQKQDVLFGHLTPNHTAIIHWNIGGFDLYDEEQADIAWDYLENVIGKAQNLAPSSDKNGSARFTGEHGVAGKAPFLWLNYIPQDDFKRMCAIKDILDPKDLFNPDTLFLRTSHARSLRARLLNTSAKCIKDSLIKSKLIAKRPDEILSAETQITIAENFAIQEGQRCTRCNSCKICPVIDAEHELEREKKRNSKTSVLPSKRNVLMFMERISHLRRGAEQTGDTHLVEKILTTTSLMMKESAALLSKCFYCRKCDKACPVDIEIHPLMRAYHKMGKLPSMGSKIWGFIYERLMGEDFFKSLTYKLVAFFILLGAPFLTFFRKLKSVPDWIKSYTVPPTLSLTHYQAIQNGTKIVPNDNFVLIKKEDSNEKFVAHDKLENNTVFIRYRGCMDTYGNPNATTSVDEYFKNILNARIVDLEKKMCCGFPFEADGLHERAKQSQILSLIEITKCIYRLVEECHSSLIEIPKFIVFSNCPTCCEAIKEMRLLMKDDVIREQVRLKAKLPEDFDILKIDFEVKDTAELAMNLLKKSQQNKELSNTQSYSLKKSNKTVGLKVPCHNTKLATQAQIELLKMYFTGVAAYDKCCGLSGTGRLKHPKIGTKISEKLFEQIREEPPQAVVSGCPSCRDGVKMQRDILAAKKDSIAEFEISGIFEQILKDCKVN